AAGAGAATTTTGCGAAGCTTAAAGATGAACATCAAGTCACAAATAGCATAAAGGACCAGCAACAAGAAGAAGATAAAACTGAGGAAATCCATAgacatcattaaaaaaatctgTAACAAAACGACACGTTATATAATACAGATCACGAATGATAGATAGTACTACGTAGAAAGTTAGTTGAATGATTGAAGTTGGTTATATCATGGACATATATAAAGTATTGATTTTGCACTCTGTTCTTGAATCATGGTTTACCCATAAGTGTTACACTTAGGTTCATTAGGATAGTCTGAAATACAACACCAACGAGAAATGAGTCCAATTATATAAAGTATTAATATCACTCTTAACacaaaaccttaaaacaataaatttatggatctttatttttatacagTGCTCTAcgttctcatttctggtcaatgtagAATTTAGACTCACGCTTGGATTTCTAACAACTGTTACCATAATTTAGAAATTCAGAAATAAGATCTGCCATTGGGCTCAGCAGTCACCAGCTATTGTGGAAGATGAAATTCCTAGAGAAGAGGCAAAAGTTGCTGCTGTGTCCCCATTAAGGTATCTCTTGAGACGATCTAAGTCATCTGCTGCATCAAGCATGGTTGGTCTTGTCGAAGGTGACTCTTGTGTGCAGAGAAGTCCCAACTCGATTAACTCCGAAATAGCAACTTCCCACATCTTTCTAACCTCTTGGGATTCATCTCTTGAGGCTCTCACCAAAGCAGGATCTACCACTTTTTCCACCCTTCCATGAAAATGAACCTTCACCCATTTCTGCagacttaacccaccaacaaaCAACTCATCTATTGGTCTTCTTCTAGTCACCATCTCAAGAACTAGAATGCCAAAGCTATAGACATCTCCCTTGACAGATGAATTGGAACCAAATCCATATTCTGCATCAGAAATCATGGATGACTTATTATTTGAACTAGTGGAAAATATTATCAGAAATCATGGATGCTTAATTTTGCAAGATACACAGATTAATTAATTACCTGGTGCAATGTATCCAATAGATCCAAAAAGCAAATTTGCACTGGAGTTGCACATGTTATCAGTAGCCCCAACTCCAGCACTCATAAGCAGCCTTGCAACCCCAAAATCAGAGACAAGAGCTGTCATGTCATCATTGAGGAGACAATTGCTTGGTTTTAGATCACAGTGTATGACTCTGACAGGAGAATGATGATGCAAATAGGCCATCCCTTCAGCTATGTCACTGCAAATATTCACCCTCTGGACAATACTCAATTCTGATGATCCAGAAGAAGGATAGAGGCGACTCTCCAAGCTGCCATTGGCCATATAAGGTAGAACAAGAGCCTTAAAATCTGGTAGGCTACATGCTGTGATAATCCTTATAAGATTCCTGTGTCTAATTCTCTTCAGAACTTGGCATTCTCTGTTGAAGCTCTTGGTAGAGTTTCCAGATTGCAAATGCAGCACCTTTACTGCTATTGGTGTCCCATCCGCGAGAACACCTCTATAGACATGTCCATAACTACCTGATCCAACGAGTCTCTGATTGTCAAATCCTCCAGTGGCATCTGATAGTTCCTTGTACGTGATTCTTGGGAAGTTACTAATCAACTCTGCTCTACCTGCATTTTTGCTTGCCTCAGTCCTCTGAGAGCTGATGATTGCTTTAAGATGCTTGCATCCAATTACACAGCAAATTATTGACAACAAGGTTGATACCAAGATCACCAAAATCAATATAGTCAATAACAAACGACCATGAATCCATCTTCTCCTTTGAGAGCACAAAGATATGCCTTCAATCGTCCCACAGAGTTTTGGATTCCCTAAGAATGACAAGTTTGAAACTGAATTAAAGATACCACCAGATGGAATCTTTCCTTGCAGATTGTTAAATGATAAATTGAGAAAAGTGAGCGTTTCAATTTTACCAAGTTTTGCTGGTATCAATCCAGATAATTGATTTCGTGAAACATCAAAAGATTCAAGGTTCCTCAGATCACCCAGGGACTGAGGGATCTCCCCTTGAAGAAAGTTGTTTGAAAAGTTAATCATTGAAACAGCAATGCATCCTGATATCTGAGGGAAGATACTTCCAGTGAGGTAGTTCGACGAAAGATCTATCTCCTGAACCTTCTCTAATTTGCTGAGCTCAATTGGCAGGTCACCTTCAAGGTGGTTATGAGAAACATTTATGAAAATTCTGATCTCACGCAAGCCTGCCAATTTCAGTGGGATGCTTCCTGTTAATCTATTGTGGGATAAATCAAGCCTATACAGATTACTGCACCGTCCCAATGTGGGAGGTATTGTTCCTGAGAGAAGGTTATTGTTGAGAAACAATGAATTTAGTCTAACCAAATCTCCCAAACTGTCTGGAATCCTACCTGAGAATTGGTTATGTGACAGATCCAATAGACCCAGATTGAGACACTCGCCTATTGCTTCTGGAATTGGAATTTTGAAATGGTTGTGTGACAAGAAAAGTTGTTCCAACCTCGGCAATCTGAATATATCTGAAGATACAGTTCCATTCAGAAGATTGGATGTTAAATTTAGAATGAAAAGCCTTGAAAGGCTGGCTAAGCCACGAGGGATTGATCCAAAAATTTGGTTTTCCTGCAATAGCAGGGTTCTTAGGTTGTTGAGTTGGCTGGGGAGAGTATCGGTGAACCTTCCTCCAAGGCCCATCCCCGCCAATTCAAGCTCCTCTAGATTACTGTTGTTTCTGAGAGCAGTGAAAAATGGATCAAGATTGGTGTTGCTATCATGGCTTACCATGTTGTTGTATGATAAATGAAGGTAAAGGAGATAAGGCCAGTTGCTAACAAACTTAGCAGGTAATTCGCCAGATAGATAATTGTACTCCACATCTAAATGCTGAAGCGATAGATTGGTGAGCGAGAGTGGAAGCTGCCCAGTGAATTGATTATTGTATAAACTGATACTCCACAGGATTTTGCAGTTTCCAATCTCTTCCGGGATTTGACCACTCAACGAGTTGCTGGAGAAGTCCACAACATTTAGCAGAGTGCAGTTGGAAAAGAGAGATGAAGGAAGCGAACCTGATATGTTATTTTCCTTAATGACCAGAATGTTGAGCTTGGAAAGCATGGAAAAGGAGTCTGGTATTGAGCCATGCAAATTATTGCCCTCAATGATGATGCTGTGAATGCGTCTGAGGTTGGAAAATTCACGGGGAATAATACCAAATAGGTGACTTCGAACTATCTCAAGGTTGTGCAGTCCAGTGAGATTAGAAAGAACAGGTGAAAGGAGCCCCACAAGAGCTTTATCATATAGGATTAGTCGTATAACACGATTATGGGATCTGTCACATTCAACACCTGTGAAGTTGCACACAGGAACAGCTTCAACCCAGTTTGCAAGTGAGGAAAATGGGTCTGATACGATTGTTTTTCTGAATTCCAGAAGCGCAGCTTTATCAGTGAGTAAAGAATGAGAAgggtggaggtggtggtgcAAGGAGTGACCAAATGTTACAAGTAAAAGGAGGAACAAGGTTTGTAAGAAAACCATGTTGATGATGTAAGAAAACCATAAAATCTGGTTTTTCTGGCAATAACAATGCAAGATTGGAGAGTTGAAGAATGCTCTGGCATAGTGGAAAACTTTGAAGAAATGCGATgatgatttgaagaaaaatCCATGATTGGAGATGAGTGGATTCTCAACTGAGTTAAGCGTCAATTGgtaatggatgaagatggagatGATCTCAACTCACATTTCCAACGCAGCGTGCAATCTTTGCTTCTGCTTTCAACAGTGgcgcactcacacacacacccCTCCAGTAGAAATTTTAAATTGCAAAAATGGCTGCGAAGCACCcagaaatattaaaagaaagagcagatttttttttttttccttttgtgcaAAGCAATGCGTTTGTCACAAACGTCACATAGCAACGTATGCAAACTAAGTTGACAATCTTAGGAAAATGTCTAAGCAATTGCTTGGTTTCACTGTGTTCAGTGGGATTCGTACAAGAACACAAAACCTCGATCGTAACGTGGTTGGATAGGTCAACTCAGTGTCGTGTAAGTTTTACGGACTCACTAAATTACCTATTTttgcatttgtttttctttaatttagtatttaataaattataaaattttagtttaaattcttataaaaatgtttattcTTCCCTTGtctttaatattatatactATATCTTCTAGATCACATAAGATGAAAACAACACATCGATatcaaatttttcttaaaacattatttaCCATAACGAGACAACTTTACTTGGAACAAATATACGATTCTTCACTCACATCGTATTTTGTTCATCTCATTGGTCAACGACAATAATCATcaattcttataatatttattgacatatatattattgtatcaTTAAAGTAGTTATAACTTTTGGGtgtcataatttttttgtttctttctttatatatagtgACACTAAGTTTGTAATCgtgaatttttgaaaatattttttatttatttttctattcgTGCAATAAAATGTTTGTATAGGTGACTATATATTTTGTGTtagtatttttatgttatttctcttttatatttttataatatattgattttgacatgttaaaagctcttataatatatttaaaaataaaaaagaatagtatattttaaaaacataaaaaatataatttaaattttatattatcaatctttgatataaaaaatagcagaatttttgaaataacgctaaattttttattagctgttcaattaaaaaaaatgtttagataCAAAAGATTCTTTAACGTAATATTCTGACCTTAAGTctaagaaatattattattagggtTAATCATTACATTAGAGGAGTCGATCATCACATTTGAGGGATCAATCACTACATTCGATACattgttattttaaagtttaaaattctATCAAAGTTTTATTctaaaactcttaaataatataaGATCAAACCATGTAAGACTATGAAATCTATCAAAACATGAGTTACAAATTGTAGTACAGGAAATTTGCCGAATCCACATCCTAGTAGTATATTCTAAGGAGAGTCCATGCGTACGTGGTTCCTATGATGTTGGTGTTTGTTCATTAATTATGGCACACAACAACTGAACTATTGAATAAGAAAGGGTTTGTTTAAGAAACATTTTTATAACTATTCCCATTGTTTAGTTGGGTTAAAGGTTTTGGTTGCCTAATAGATGAGGTAAACAATACCATGTTTGTTTATCGCATAGATTTAGTATAACTTATAGTGTCATCGTCATTTATTACTTTGCTACCTGCTTCTTCTAATCCAAACGCAAAAGACCACAACCTTATGCGTGGGATGCCATTTTAATAACATGCATTACAACCCTTTCCTATACATACAATATGAGTGGGGcatcttcaaatattttctaaattttatttcaatataacatatatatatatatatatatatatatatatatatatatatatatatatatatatatttaagtaatgtAGCTCGTATAAAATCACTGGATTTAGACTTCACGagatcataaaatattaaaaatcctATATTTAAGTTATCTaccataatatattttactcttttaatagtgatataattatttttatcaatattggtaatttaaaaaaaatgaaactgagtaaatagaaataaaagagagaagatTGACATGAAAAGACAATTaagaagattaaaaataaaataatttaatataattgagaCCAGATATTTTAGTTGGTTGAAGATGTGATAATGCATGTGTCAATGTACATTCAGATGAATATACTATTGTGAATGTCATATTGGAGAATGaagtaaatttgtatattttaatttataatgcaTGAATGTATTACTTATTCTTTTAAGTGGAGAAGGACTAATTATAGAAATGGAATAAAAACGACATAAAAATTATACGAAAGAAAGTAAACATATCCTAAGCTATAAAACTCCTCCAAGTTAAAGGAAATTCAATAGGTTAATAAGAAATGTCTCgagtataaattttataaatagaaaaaataattaaaaaagaaagctTTATTAAGTAATCAATAAAAATCTCCTtacaaaaattgataaatattttatctataatatgaaaataaattacaaatattacaTGTAATTAATAGcttaaaaagaaatcaaactTAAATACCTAAATATTTGTATCAATTCATATTATACACTAAACAAATAACTTGCATCATAATAAATACTACATATACGTCACCCCTTTtagacaaattttatattaccaaACACGGTATAGACAAACCAGCAAACAACCTTGTACGCAACAATTCTTCAAGTTGTTCTTTAGATTTCATCTAATCCTTTGTAGTAAGgagaatatacatatataatattagaataaaaaGAAGGGGTCAGTGAATacttggaattttttttatttggttttgttGTAACCTAtctagtattatttttttgggGATGACACCTGTCCAGTATCTAATGCATGAAATAGTTAGATTTTTCAAATGATTAATTTGGTTCAAAATTGTTTCTCATGCATCTTTGGTATAATGTGACCCATGAACTACTTCCATATAATATGTTTGTGAATTGTCATGTTGTGAGTGTGGTGAGTGTATATATAAGGTATGTCAGAGAAATTTGAAGAAGCACATCAACTTAAGGTGAGAAAGATGAAGACTCTCCATCTTCTCAtactttctctctttcttttccaGGTGTTGCTGTTTCCTTCTACTCCTCCACATGCACATGCTGCACCTCTGGGTATTATTAATTACTTAACAATTGAGAAACTATAAACTGAAAATAACGTAACATGGTAAGAAAATTAAGGTGGAAGAGaagttttttattatgttattcaTGGTATATATTTTCAGGTGAATCAACTGTGAAAGTGATGAATTTGTGGCCACCGAGACATCCACGACGGCACCCACCGCCACCACCAACTCCCGGTTATTCTCCTGAACCGGGTCCAGGAAAAACTAAAGGATCTCCTCCGACACTTTCTTCCATTGTTGTAGCAGCTCCTATCAACCCTTCCAATCCTTCTTCTGCATCAGCATGATCAATATTTAcatatctgtgtgtgtgtgaatcAATGTTTTATTCTGTGTAAATCATAAATAAAGACTTAAGTCTTTGCTATAATTAATATTTGGTGCGGATAAACCTACTGCAGAGATTATGATCTGGGTTGTATGCTCAGTCTTCTAAATTATCTTTGTGTATATGTATTAAGTATAATTGCTTGGAACTTTCTTGAAGTTCATGAGTGTtcattaattaagtttatatttctctCGTCATATCCTCACATGTCTAGAAACTTAGATTCTTAATGGACTTCATGATTTAACTCTTAAcctcaaattaacaaaaaaccaaaaatgaTTAATCCATATATtccaattaatatatatatatatatatatatttacacttACCATTATTACaaagtttaataaaaacaattaatttacttaaatattatattttaagtatatttttaatcctAAATTATGAGCAAGTTGACATAAAAAGAAGTgaatttgattcaaaaaattacataatcaagttaaaataattaattaaagaattaaaaagttgaGAAAActgacaaaattaataaattatctctcatctttttatattcttttaaatgaaCCCCTTTAGAATaccttttgtttatttatttaagagaTAAGTTTATTCTtggtaataaatattattttgcaaCGTTTacgtttaaatttatttattttaaagtttgtgtgtgctttgaattttaaaaatcactaaaattttaattttttaatgttgtaatattataatattgtaaatatcttaaaaataatattattaatattattagaatgATTTGatcaatatttaatcataaatttgtttttaatttaaaataaatttatttattaaattcaagttattatttctataatgtatactaatataattttttagtattgtaatataatttttcttatcatGATCATTACTATGTTGAATTTGTTCTATTATAGTAAAAAGATGGGAGTGCTAATATTAGTAATAGTTCAGATGAGACAATGGAGGAAGAAGTTTCGGTGTGAGGAATGAGAATTATTATGAAGTAGAGAGGAGGAAGAAACACGTGTGCAGATATTGGTAGACCCCACACCGAACCCTTTAAAATGTCTACCTCACTAGGGCGCCAAAACCCCCCAATTTCTCTTCTCTCACTCTCATCCCAACTTACCACCTTCACCGTAATTCCAGCACCCTCTTGGCTGGTATGTCTTTTCCCCAACCCTAACCCTAACATTCTATTCTTCTCTTCTCCATCTTTCGATCCTTCTCATGCTTTTATTCTCAACCCTTCACCACTTCCATTtcaccttttttgtttttttttttaatatatttgttcaaGATTTACGATTTTATCATTTTCGGAACTATATGTGCTCCGTTTTGATCCAATCGTTATTTTCTCACTTAGATTgacctttctcatcatgctcATTATCAATCAATTAGTGATTTTGAATTAGGGAGGAACGActttatacatgtatatatggGGGATGGGAAGCTACACCTACCCGATATCAGCAGATTTTTCTTGCACTGATATTTTCTAGCTCAAGTATACATCTTTCAAGTTCTTTGTAGTGCTTAGTATCTCTGCTTGCTTCTTgctgttttcctttttatttcaatattggGGAGAGCATGAATTGACATTTTCCTTGTGTATGCTGTGCTAATTTCAATAGTTTTGTTCATGATCAAAGGAATCCGAGATTTGTCTTTCCTTATTTTGTCAATAACTTAGCATGCTTTGTATAATCACTACTATCTATTATATGATTGTTATCCTCAACTTGTTTGAGTTTAATTAACTGGGTTTACTTGTTCTCTTTCTTACTTTCATGGTGGCAGAACTATCCTTACTAGACTATTGAAAGGACGAGAAAATGCCCTTTTCTTCTGCCTCCATGGCAGAACTCAGTGAAGAACTCAGATTCAGTTTAGTGAACACGGTGCCTGCTAACCATGATAGTAATCCTAGTGATCGTCAATGTAATGATACAACCACCCCTCTGCCCGTGGATTCACCATCTCCTTTTCCCCACTGGAATTTGAATGAAACATCTCAGTTTATTAGCAATGAACCAGCTGGAGGAACATCAATGATTGATTCCTCTCAGTTTAGAAGTTGTCAGAATTTTCAGAGGGACCACAATTACTCACACAGCGCAGAAGAACACAGTTCCTCTCAGTTTGGAAGTTATCAGAATCTCCAGAAGGACCATAATTACTCACACAGGGCAGAAGAGCATAATTTTGTTCCATGCAGACCAAATTCTTGTTACCCATGTCCAGAAGGATACACAGGTTGGCCATATCAATATGATAGGCATAACAATCTAACAATCCCTGCTAATTTGAGGAATGCTGCCTTCAATCTAAATAACTTTGAGAAGCCTGATAGTGGTGCGATGTATGTGACCCCAGGTTATCGTTTGACCAGCAGGCCACAAATGTTCACCCCTAGGGGAAGAACAATGAGTGGTAATATTGATCAGCATTCACTAGATACGAATTTGGGAATGACATTGTGTAGTTCAAATCAAGGTGGTGCAGAACCATTGCTTGCAATTGGAAAACGTGATGAAAGATTTATGACCATTAGTTCTGGAAGTAATATCAATGAGTTCACATCAGGAACTGAGATGCCAAATCTCAATTCGACTGGTCATTCTGAGAGGGCATTTCTTCCTCCAATCAGTACTTATCACAATCAACAGGGTAGCAGAGGCTCCTTAAATTCTGGTTTAGACACAAATGTTGCTTTTTCTGGTTTTCAGAATGAAAGACAAATCATATCTGATTTAGCTCCTGCAAGCAATCATGAAGCTCTTTTTGATTCTAGACCTGGTTTATGTCTTGGACCTTCATATGCTTTTCAAAGGCCAGCCTCCAatgatcaaaacatttatttaggACAGGTCAGCAGGGATTTAGGTCTTGGAGGTGTGAAAGACATAAGTATGGAATTTACAGACATCGGTCGCAATGTTGGCCCTGAAAGATGCATGGATCTAAATTCATTGCCAATTGTTGCCAGTCAAACTGTGCCTTTTGAAAGTGGACAGAACAATGTGAATGGGCAGCTACTTCCCTCTTCAAGCAAAATGATAACTGATAAGTTGTCCACTGAGCtgttacataaaaataatgataagtTCTCGTCACAGGTTTTCTCTACTCCTTCGTTAGCCATGGCCCCTAGAAGCACCAGAGGGCAGGATCTTACAAGTATGTGTTCTACTGCTTGATTCCTTATTTTCTGCTCATAAACTTTGTTATACCTCAATGAAATCTCCTTAAATTTGTCATCATTCTTAATAAGCATAAACCTATTTGATCATCTTTAGCAGTTTTTGTTAAAACATAATGGAATTTAGTCTTTTGCACCTTTGCTTTTATTAGTTCACATAAAATCCATTTCAAATGTAGCAGGTATTTTTTGTAACGGTCTtaaagtgttattttttaagctactttctctttccttttcttttttttttttaaagttttgggcTCTTGATCTTTCATGTTCCAGTAGACcacattcttctttttattatcTTGTTCCAGGTATTTCAAtagataaattatttgaaaccGATTTGCAGTGAATAAACACTTCACCCAGATCTTTTGGATTTAGAATTGTTTTCTGTATCTATTGATATCTGAATTATCTTTTTATACTTGTGAAAGGACCAAatcttttacataaataaaagtaaaataaacagGATTATTAACTTGTGAAAGGACCACATCTGCAATTTCTCAGGTGGTACCTCTTGCTGTTTCTTGCCTACTCGTTTCTTTGTTGTGCTTGAAATAATTCAAATGGATAGTTATGAAGTACCTCAAATTGAACAATCCTTTAAACACATTCTGCAACTTACATTTTCAAGTTATTAATTTAGTATTGTTCATTATTGTTGAAAGATCTTCATTTAACTGTATTACTTGCTTATTTAAGGAATAGCTTTCGGATTTTTACAGACCTTTTTACTTGGTTTAATCATGGTGCTTCTTTCCATGTAATGTGGCATAACCAAGTATCAACAAGAGCCCTGATCATTTGTAATGTAGGATTATTTCAAATGTTAGCATTTCATTTGATGCATATAGACAGACATTGCATGTCTGTAGATTTTAGAAAATTGCAGATGGAGTGAATGGTCTATTGCTATTTATTTATCAAGATTCATTTTGTAGGTGATCATGGCCAATCTCAGGCAGGTGGTTCTGTTCATCAATCAAACTCTCGTCTTCAACCACAATCTACTTCTGGTGATTACCTTCTTAAACGACATATCATTATATCCATTCACTATTTggatatttctttatttttatacaatggAAGCAATAAACTAGCTTTTTCAGATCTAGGAATACAAACTGGAAGTGGAAATATGACTGCTCAAGTTTCAAGGTCATCTCTAAAGAGAGCTGCTTCCCAACCGCTGTCATCCACTGTCCAGAGTCAACACAGGAAGACAATGCCAACTCAGTTCGTACATCCATCAATTCCAACAAGGACCAGATTGGCTCCATCAGTCCCAATTACATCACGAGCAATTTCTCCCTTGGCCCAACCAGCCCAATCTATCACGCCCCAAGCTACTCAGTCTGTTGTTCCTCCATTGTTCCCAACAACTTGGACTAAATCTGCTCTACCACCGCCAAACAAAACCCGGGCAATTCCTCCTAGAATGCATGCAGCTCCTTTCCCCCACCTAATTACAGGAGAGTCTCATCTTTCCATCATCCCTCATCCTATACATCACCTCGTACAAACGTATCTAATCAGCATCAACTGTTAGCTCAGGCTTTGGCTCGCAAGCGTTTTAAGGCTTCAATTATACCAGCTGTTCCTAGAATTGCTTCCAATCACATCAAATTTAAAGGTATCTCTTGGagcttctttatttcttcttgCGTATTTAACAAATTCCTTGTGTCCTCCGTGATTTCTTTCATGTGTTTTTTCTTCACAGTATATTTAGGTTCATTTGCATTTAATAGGCATTGAAAATATGTTCATTATTCTGATGAGGAGAGcatgattattatatttattttcgaGTGAGATagctcaattaaaaaaatgcttTTCACGAATTATTCCTATCGTAATTTCTTTCCCTAAAAAGAATCCCAGGAGAATCACTTTGCCTGTAGGGTTGCTTAAATTGAGTATATTCATAGAGGTATGGCCTGAATATCctccacccacccacacacacacaacctTAATTCATGAGGCCTGATACTCATTCCTTGTTCCTTAAAGTCCATTATACTTTATTTGGTAATAACGTCAATCATAGATAGGCTGTCGTGGGCAAAATCTCTGCCTTTCCTTTAAAATCTGGTCTATCAATATATGAAGTGCTTCTACCTCCTTTGAAAAGCTCATCATTTATCTATGAATATCAATTTAACAGTGAAAGAATTAGCAAATTTGTGGAGATGGATTTTGTTGAGTATTATGTTCGTAGAATGTGCTAATGTGTTAACTTTCTTCTGGTTCAGATCAAACGCCAGAACCAATTGGTTATAAGTGCCTTTTGTGCAAGAGGGATCTCTCCTACGAACCAGAAGGGCCTATTTCCCTTCCACCTGCTTCGCCTTCTGTTGCTGTCCTATCATGTGGCCACACCTTTCATGAGTATTGTTTGGAGCGAATAACCCCTTGCGACCAATCCAAAGACCCTCCATGTATTCCTTGTGCCCTTGGCGAGTAGTGAATTTAGTCATACATTATTATCTCAAAAGGTTCAGTGGTAACTAGAAAGAAAACAGATTTTGTAGTAGGGAAAGGTATAGTAaggttatatttatttatgtatgaatatcataGTCATGTCCCAGCATCTGTTCaggttattaatt
This region of Vigna unguiculata cultivar IT97K-499-35 chromosome 5, ASM411807v1, whole genome shotgun sequence genomic DNA includes:
- the LOC114183721 gene encoding putative leucine-rich repeat receptor-like serine/threonine-protein kinase At2g24130 isoform X1, which translates into the protein MVFLQTLFLLLLVTFGHSLHHHLHPSHSLLTDKAALLEFRKTIVSDPFSSLANWVEAVPVCNFTGVECDRSHNRVIRLILYDKALVGLLSPVLSNLTGLHNLEIVRSHLFGIIPREFSNLRRIHSIIIEGNNLHGSIPDSFSMLSKLNILVIKENNISGSLPSSLFSNCTLLNVVDFSSNSLSGQIPEEIGNCKILWSISLYNNQFTGQLPLSLTNLSLQHLDVEYNYLSGELPAKFVSNWPYLLYLHLSYNNMVSHDSNTNLDPFFTALRNNSNLEELELAGMGLGGRFTDTLPSQLNNLRTLLLQENQIFGSIPRGLASLSRLFILNLTSNLLNGTVSSDIFRLPRLEQLFLSHNHFKIPIPEAIGECLNLGLLDLSHNQFSGRIPDSLGDLVRLNSLFLNNNLLSGTIPPTLGRCSNLYRLDLSHNRLTGSIPLKLAGLREIRIFINVSHNHLEGDLPIELSKLEKVQEIDLSSNYLTGSIFPQISGCIAVSMINFSNNFLQGEIPQSLGDLRNLESFDVSRNQLSGLIPAKLGKIETLTFLNLSFNNLQGKIPSGGIFNSVSNLSFLGNPKLCGTIEGISLCSQRRRWIHGRLLLTILILVILVSTLLSIICCVIGCKHLKAIISSQRTEASKNAGRAELISNFPRITYKELSDATGGFDNQRLVGSGSYGHVYRGVLADGTPIAVKVLHLQSGNSTKSFNRECQVLKRIRHRNLIRIITACSLPDFKALVLPYMANGSLESRLYPSSGSSELSIVQRVNICSDIAEGMAYLHHHSPVRVIHCDLKPSNCLLNDDMTALVSDFGVARLLMSAGVGATDNMCNSSANLLFGSIGYIAPEYGFGSNSSVKGDVYSFGILVLEMVTRRRPIDELFVGGLSLQKWVKVHFHGRVEKVVDPALVRASRDESQEVRKMWEVAISELIELGLLCTQESPSTRPTMLDAADDLDRLKRYLNGDTAATFASSLGISSSTIAGDC
- the LOC114183721 gene encoding putative leucine-rich repeat receptor-like serine/threonine-protein kinase At2g24130 isoform X2, producing MVFLQTLFLLLLVTFGHSLHHHLHPSHSLLTDKAALLEFRKTIVSDPFSSLANWVEAVPVCNFTGVECDRSHNRVIRLILYDKALVGLLSPVLSNLTGLHNLEIVRSHLFGIIPREFSNLRRIHSIIIEGNNLHGSIPDSFSMLSKLNILVIKENNISGSLPSSLFSNCTLLNVVDFSSNSLSGQIPEEIGNCKILWSISLYNNQFTGQLPLSLTNLSLQHLDVEYNYLSGELPAKFVSNWPYLLYLHLSYNNMVSHDSNTNLDPFFTALRNNSNLEELELAGMGLGGRFTDTLPSQLNNLRTLLLQENQIFGSIPRGLASLSRLFILNLTSNLLNGTVSSDIFRLPRLEQLFLSHNHFKIPIPEAIGECLNLGLLDLSHNQFSGRIPDSLGDLVRLNSLFLNNNLLSGTIPPTLGRCSNLYRLDLSHNRLTGSIPLKLAGLREIRIFINVSHNHLEGDLPIELSKLEKVQEIDLSSNYLTGSIFPQISGCIAVSMINFSNNFLQGEIPQSLGDLRNLESFDVSRNQLSGLIPAKLGNPKLCGTIEGISLCSQRRRWIHGRLLLTILILVILVSTLLSIICCVIGCKHLKAIISSQRTEASKNAGRAELISNFPRITYKELSDATGGFDNQRLVGSGSYGHVYRGVLADGTPIAVKVLHLQSGNSTKSFNRECQVLKRIRHRNLIRIITACSLPDFKALVLPYMANGSLESRLYPSSGSSELSIVQRVNICSDIAEGMAYLHHHSPVRVIHCDLKPSNCLLNDDMTALVSDFGVARLLMSAGVGATDNMCNSSANLLFGSIGYIAPEYGFGSNSSVKGDVYSFGILVLEMVTRRRPIDELFVGGLSLQKWVKVHFHGRVEKVVDPALVRASRDESQEVRKMWEVAISELIELGLLCTQESPSTRPTMLDAADDLDRLKRYLNGDTAATFASSLGISSSTIAGDC
- the LOC114182955 gene encoding anther-specific proline-rich protein APG-like — protein: MKTLHLLILSLFLFQVLLFPSTPPHAHAAPLGESTVKVMNLWPPRHPRRHPPPPPTPGYSPEPGPGKTKGSPPTLSSIVVAAPINPSNPSSASA
- the LOC114183786 gene encoding uncharacterized protein LOC114183786, yielding MPFSSASMAELSEELRFSLVNTVPANHDSNPSDRQCNDTTTPLPVDSPSPFPHWNLNETSQFISNEPAGGTSMIDSSQFRSCQNFQRDHNYSHSAEEHSSSQFGSYQNLQKDHNYSHRAEEHNFVPCRPNSCYPCPEGYTGWPYQYDRHNNLTIPANLRNAAFNLNNFEKPDSGAMYVTPGYRLTSRPQMFTPRGRTMSGNIDQHSLDTNLGMTLCSSNQGGAEPLLAIGKRDERFMTISSGSNINEFTSGTEMPNLNSTGHSERAFLPPISTYHNQQGSRGSLNSGLDTNVAFSGFQNERQIISDLAPASNHEALFDSRPGLCLGPSYAFQRPASNDQNIYLGQVSRDLGLGGVKDISMEFTDIGRNVGPERCMDLNSLPIVASQTVPFESGQNNVNGQLLPSSSKMITDKLSTELLHKNNDKFSSQVFSTPSLAMAPRSTRGQDLTSDHGQSQAGGSVHQSNSRLQPQSTSDLGIQTGSGNMTAQVSRSSLKRAASQPLSSTVQSQHRKTMPTQFVHPSIPTRTRLAPSVPITSRAISPLAQPAQSITPQATQSVVPPLFPTTWTKSALPPPNKTRAIPPRMHAAPFPHLITGESHLSIIPHPIHHLVQTYLISINC